In one Acipenser ruthenus chromosome 10, fAciRut3.2 maternal haplotype, whole genome shotgun sequence genomic region, the following are encoded:
- the LOC131738126 gene encoding dynein light chain Tctex-type 5-B-like, whose translation MTTKQLPLSQETLAQFNQALAAESGGVLRTQAGSISTRRSSQSVDLHHPKHLMHLKSVEGSLSVIPSRRSSVFSNLNLTRKESLSLGKRLSLGPWMHSGRVSFSGLPLYQPVQETLFENTYKTHPDEGFRFDACKVQCLLEATLAGFLSDTRYNPVTCGQVTQNLSDLIRSKAKDLNPARYKLVCHVILGQLNNQGLRVASRCLWDSDKDNFAIATFQNASLFAVAMVHGLYCE comes from the coding sequence ATGACAACCAAGCAGCTCCCCTTATCGCAGGAAACTCTGGCGCAGTTTAACCAGGCTTTGGCTGCAGAGAGTGGTGGTGTCCTGCGGACTCAGGCAGGCTCCATTTCTACTCGGCGTAGCTCTCAATCTGTGGATCTTCACCACCCCAAGCACCTAATGCACCTCAAGAGTGTGGAGGGATCCCTTTCTGTCATTCCCTCCCGCCGCAGCTCAGTCTTCAGCAACCTCAACCTCACCCGCAAGGAGTCCTTATCTCTGGGCAAGCGGCTCTCGCTGGGACCCTGGATGCACAGTGGCCGGGTCAGCTTCTCTGGCCTGCCACTGTACCAGCCTGTCCAGGAGACTCTGTTCGAGAACACCTACAAAACCCATCCAGATGAGGGTTTCCGTTTTGATGCCTGTAAGGTCCAGTGCCTCCTGGAGGCCACACTAGCTGGCTTTCTGAGCGACACGCGGTACAACCCAGTTACCTGCGGACAAGTGACCCAGAACCTTTCTGATCTCATCCGTAGCAAAGCCAAAGACCTTAACCCGGCCCGCTATAAACTGGTCTGCCATGTCATCCTAGGACAGCTCAACAACCAAGGCTTAAGGGTTGCCAGTCGCTGTCTGTGGGACTCAGACAAAGATAACTTTGCTATTGCTACCTTTCAAAATGCCTCACTCTTTGCCGTGGCTATGGTCCATGGATTGTATTGTGAGTGA